GGGAGCATTTAGAATTTTATAGATAAAAGCTGTTCCATCAAAATTTTTGCTTCGGTTTTTGGTGAAAAGATAAAAGTAATTTCCGTGTTCAAAGAAACCTTCAACATCAAAAAACATTTCTTTTTTCTTTGGAGGAAATTCTGTTTGTTCCGGATACGAGAAAGAAACTTTATATTCGGCTACAGCCAAATCTTTATTCAGCTGATTTTTATTAACTTTATAAATACATAAATCTTTGCGTTCATTAGCATTATTCCCGAAATCGCCAATATAAATATTACCGCTTTTATCTTTTGTAATGTCTTCCCAATCGACATTTGTTGCGTTTGTAATAGTGATGGTTTTATTTAATTTTCCCTCTGAATTTATCGCATAGATTTTATTGGCATTTCCGCTATCTTCTAAAGTATAAATCAAATTAGTCTCTGGGAAATAAGTAATTCCTGAAACTTCTTTTAACTTTTTAGGAAGTGAATAAAGTGTCTTAAAATCTGTATTTGATTGTTGCTGACAAGCTAATAAAGCAATAGAAATTCCAAGTAAAAAAAACTTTTTCATAATTTTTAAATGTTTAAGTTCAATGTAAACCATTTAAGTTATATAAGTTCATGTAAAAACAACTTCTTAAATTGACTTATATAACTTATATGGTTTAAAAATCAAACCAAATTAGTGTTTTTAAAGTTACGCGTTATAAATTCAAATGCTGCAAACATGATATGTCCCATTGATTTTGCATTTTTGAATTTCATATCGTTGGTATAACGGTATAATTCCATTTTTAGTTGATTCAAATGATCTTCTGTCGAAATAGTATCATGACACATAATATTTAATAGTTTCTTAATTCTGTTTTCGGCAGAATGAATACGTTTTGCAAGAATCGCTCTTTCTTCGTCTTTATATTGAATAATCGAACGTTCTTCGAGTTTCTCCTTAATCAGTTTTATCATTGGATAATTTTCCTTGAAAAACTGTGGACGATAAACTTTAAAATTGCCTTCATAACACTGCTGATCAAAGTCGATTGGACGTATTTTGTAAACTACCTGATCAAAATCGTGAATTGGCACTATTACATAATTATACGCACGCATATCTCCAAGAAGTCTAATCATACAGCGCTCGTTGAACTTTACAAATTCTTTTGCGATTTGCGATTTCTCCATTTCCGTACAATTATCCAATAAGGTATCCATAAAAACATCGCCCGGAATCCCGATAATATGCTCTTCAATAAGCGTGTCTTTATAGACTAAAAAGTTGATTTTATCCGGCGAAAGAATGTCTTCTAATTCTAGACCGTAAATTCTAGAAGCATCTGCTTTTTTAATATAAAAATGTACGTAATTATCATTGAGAATATTTCGAACTTTGATTCTAAAAGGTTTCGAATTTCCAAAAGTGCAATAATCAATCGCATCAATATTCAGAAACTGAATGATCTCACTATTTCCATCAGAATGCAAAAGTGAATAGATTTTTTTCAGATTCAGATCGATCTCATTTCTTTCAAATTCGCTATAATAAACCCGAATCCATAATGTGTCATTTTCATTCTTATCATACACATTTATAGAACCCGAAAAACGCAATAAATCATCATAGAACACGGACACTTTCGAAATTCGTTCGTATCGTTCTAAATAACTTAATAATGATTGCGTTAAAGGATAGGAAGGTTTTTTTAAAACCATTAAAGGTTCGCTCATTTTTTTAAATATCTTTAATACAAATTTACATTAAATAAAATTTAACGTAACAATATACCAATTGAATCGTCATACTTAAAACTAAAACCGAAATAAATTTGGAAACCATACTTACTATTGAGAATCTTCACAAAAGATACGGTCGCATTCAGGCCTTAAAAAATGTATCTTTTGAAATACAAAAAGGCCGCGTTTACGGAATTCTGGGCCCAAACGGAAGTGGAAAATCGACCACTTTAGGAATTGTTTTAAATGTTGTAAACAAAACTTCGGGCAATTACAGCTGGTTTGACGGAAAAGTTCAAACGCATGATGCCTTGAAAAAAGTTGGCGCTATTATCGAAAGACCTAACTTTTACCCGTACATGACGGCGGAAGAAAACCTGAAATTGGTTTGTAAAATAAAAAGCATCAATTATTCTAAGATAAACGAAAAGCTTGATCTTGTTGGTTTAACAGAAAGAAAAGACAGCAAATTCAGCACTTTTTCTTTAGGGATGAAACAACGTTTGGCAATCGCTTCGGCACTTTTAAATGATCCTGAAATTTTGATTCTGGATGAACCAACAAATGGTTTAGATCCACAAGGAATTCATCAGATTCGAGATATTATAAGAAAAATTGCTTCGCAAGGAACGACTATTTTATTGGCTTCGCATTTATTAGATGAAGTAGAAAAAGTATGTTCTCACGTAATTGTTCTTAGAAAAGGAGAAATTCTATATTCTGGTTCTGTTGACAGTATGTCTGCAAATGAAGGCTTCTTTGAACTGCAGGCAAATGATAATTCAGTACTAAAATCGGTCTTGGAGAACCACGAAGCTGTGGAGAGAATCACGGAAGAAGACGGGAAAATTTTGGTTTACCTGAAATCAGATTTATCAGCTTCTGAACTGAATTTGTATTTATTTTCTAAAAACATTGCTTTAAGTCATTTAGTAAAACGCAAAAACAGTCTTGAAGCACAATTTTTAGAATTAACCAAAAACGCCACTATCAAAACCAACTAAGCCATGAAAAGACTTTTATCTATAGAATTACAAAAAATCTGGAAAAATAAAGCCAGTAAAGTACTTACGCTAACCTATTTCATTTTACTTTCTTTTATTGCATTAATTGCATCGATAAAATTTGATATTGGCCCTTTTAAATTTCATGTAGCCGAAATGGGTATTTTCAATTTTCCATATATCTGGCATTTTAATACGTATGTAGCAGCATTGCTAAAACTTTTCCTTGCTATTGTTATTGTTTCGATGATGGCAAATGAATATAGTTATGGTACTTTAAAACAAAATCTAATTGACGGTTTAAGCAAAAAGGAATTCATTTTATCTAAATTTCTGACAGTTGTTCTTTTTGCATTATGCTCAACAGTTTTTGTTTTTGTGATGAGTTTAATTTTAGGGTTTAGCTTTTCATCTTACACAGAACTTGATGTTGTTTTTATGGATTTAGATTACTTATTAGCTTTCTTTGTAAAACTAGTTGGCTTCTTTTCTTTCTGTTTATTTCTGGGTATTTTGGTTAAACGCTCGGCTTTTGCCTTAGGTTTTCTTTTAGTTTGGAGTATAATTGAAGGAATTATTAAAGGTCTTTTGGTATTTAAAATTTTCCCTGACAGCAATACAGCAGATTATATTACGAGATTTCTTCCGCTTGAAGCCATGTCAAATTTAATTGTAGAACCTATTTCAAGACTTAATGTCATAAGAAGTATAGGAACTCAAATTGGAGTTGAAAACATTAAAGATTATAGTGTACATTATCTTTCAATTCTCATTGTTTTAGTTTGGACATATTTATTTACATACTTTTCTTATAAATTATTAAAAAATCGAGATTTATAGTATATTTGCTAGTATGAATCGTTATATATGCCTTTTACTAGTTTTGTTTTTATGTTGTTTATCTTCTAAGGTAAACGCACAGTATATAAGTGTAAATGATCAAAAAACACCGCAAGAATTAATTAACGATATTTTGGTTAATAGTTCTTGCGTTTCTGTTACAAATACCTCAGGAAGCGGAGATGCTTTTACTCCTCCAAAAAATAGCTTTGCTTATTTTAATTCAAACGGCAGCAGCTTTCCATTTGCTGAGGGAGTTGTTTTGACTACTTCTACGAGCGAGAATGCTGTTGGTCCTTTTATTACCAGCATTGGTGGCGGAAGCACAGAATGGAAAGGTGATGCTGATTTAAATCAAATTCTTGGAATTAATTCTATAAATGCTACATCTTTAGAATTCGATTTTGTTCCTTTAACTGATTTTATAAGTTTCAATTATATTTTTGCTTCTAATGAGTATCAGTCTTTTTTTCCATGTCAATATTCCGATGGATTTGCTTTTTTAATTAAAGAAGCAGGAACAAGCGATCCTTATCAAAATTTAGCTGTATTACCTAATACTTCTATACCTCTGTCTTCAACAAATGTTCGTCCACTAATTAAACCTGGAACAGCAAGTAATGGCGATCCATATCCTGGTTGTCCTGCTGAAAACGAACACTATTTTAATGGCTTAAACACATCGTCGAGTCCAGTGAATTATGCAGGACAAACCGTTGTAATGAATGCACAAACCAAAGTAGTTGCAGGAAAAAAATACCATATAAAACTTGTTATCGCCGATGATAAAGAACAATATTATGATTCAGCAGTTTTTTTACAAGCGGGTAGTTTTGCGTCTAAAATTGACTTTGGACCAGATCAGACAACCTTAAACAATGATCCCGTTTGTTTTGGACAAAGTATAACTTTAGATACCAAATTAGCTTCTACTTATAATTATAAATGGTACAAAGACGGATTGTTGATTAATGGCGCAAACGGTCCAAAGTATAATCCAACAGAATCCGGAACTTATAGCGTTGAATGTACGCTGACGCCGTCAATCTGTAAACTAACCGGAGAAGTTAAACTTGAATTTGCTGCAGAAATTTTATCGACAAATACTTCTTTAATTCAATGCGACGATAATACGGACGGAATCAATGTTTTTGACTTAACAAAAGTTGATAATATTGTAAAAAATAATGTTGCTGATATTACAAATAATGGTTACTACGAAACATTACCAGATGCTCAGAACAAGACAAAACCTATAGCAACTCCTTCAAATTATACTAACAAAGCAAACAATCAGATTGTTTTTGCCAGAATCGAAAATAAATATGGTTGTTATGAAACCGCTGAAGTAACATTACAAATTTCAAGCGCGACAATTCCAAATCAAAGTCCAATTGCAACTTGCGATGATGATGATAATAAACTAGATGGATTCTACCAATTTGACCTTGCCACTCAGGTCACTCCGCAAGTCCTTACAGGTTTACCAAGTGGTTTAGTTCCTTATTACTATTCATCTCAAAATGATGCTTTAGCTGATACCAATAGATTACCAAATATCTATAAGAACACAACTGCTTTTAATCAGACAATTTATGTTCGTATTGTCAACGGACCAGATTGTTACGGTATTACATCTGTCCCACTTGTTGTAAATACTTTCGATCCGCCTAACTTTGAGGATGAATCTGAAATTCTATGCAAAGGAGATGACACAACATTAGCTGTTGCAAATACTTTTAGCAGTTATTTATGGAGTACCGGCAGCATGGCAAATCAAATCGATGTTGATACCGCTGGAGATTATTCTGTAACTGTACAAGATGCAAATGGTTGTAGCAAAACTAAAAAATTCAAAATAATTGCGTCTGAACCAGCAGCAATAACAGAAGTTGTTGTTAAAGATTTTTCAGGAACTGACAACTCGGTTTTAATTGAATTTACAGGAAACGGAAACTATGAATTCTCAATAGACAGAATATCTTATCAGGACAGTCCTTCGTTTTCAAACGTAAATACAGGAATATATAATGCCGTTGCAAGAGATAAAAACGGATGTGGTCCCTCTAATACCTTTTTATTTTATGTTCTGGATTATCCTAGGTTTTTCACACCTAACGGAGATGGATTTAATGATTTATGGTTTGTAAAAGATTTCGATCAGCTTCCTGCTTATAAAATATCTATTTTTGATCGTTATGGAAAGTTTTTAAAACAAATGGATCAAAACAGCGCAGGTTGGAATGGAACTTTTAACGGTCAACAACTCCCATCAGATGATTATTGGTTTACCTTGGTTCTTGTAAATGGGAAAACTATTAAAGGTCATTTTAGTTTAAAAAGATAATTACCCAACTTCAATTAAAGAAGAAATTCAGATAACAATTTTACAAACTAACATTGCATAAAAAAAGCCATTCGATATCGAATGGCTTTTTTACTTTTATATAAAGATAAAATTAGATTTTAAATCTTTTTCTATCAGTTTCTGTCAAATAGATTTTTCTCAAACGAATAGATTTTGGTGTAACCTCTACATATTCATCTTTTTGAATGTACTCTAAAGCTTCCTCTAATGAGAAAATAATTGGAGGGATGATTCTTGCTTTTTCATCATTTCCAGAAGAACGAACGTTAGATTGTTTTTTCTCTTTCGTTACGTTTACACACATATCATCAGCACGAGAGTTTTCTCCAATTACCTGACCTTCGTAAATTTCAGTATTTGGTTCAACAAAAAACTTACCACGATCTTGCAATTTATCGATAGAATAAGGAATAGCTTTTCCTTTTTCCATAGAAATCAATGAACCTTTGTTACGTCCGGCGATTTCACCTTTGTAAGGCTCATATCCAATGAAACGGTGTGCCATAATAGCCTCACCAGCTGTTGCAGTAAGCAATTGGTTACGTAATCCAATAATTCCACGTGATGGAATATTAAATTTCACAATCATACGCTCCCCTTTAGTTTCCATACTCAACATTTCACCTTTACGTAAAGTAACAAACTCTACTGCTCTACCTGAAAGTGATTCTGGTAAATCGATTGTCAATTCCTCAATTGGCTCACATTTTTTACCATCAACTTCTTTGATGATAACTTGTGGCTGACCGATTTGTAACTCATAACCTTCTCTTCTCATTGTTTCAATAAGAACAGATAAGTGAAGTACTCCACGACCAAAAACCATGAATTTATCAGCAGAATCAGTTTCACCTAACTTCATCGCTAAGTTTTTCTCTAATTCTTTTGTCAATCTTTCTCTAATATGACGAGAAGTTACAAATTTACCCTCTTTACCAAAAAAAGGAGAGTCATTAATTGTAAACAACATACTCATTGTAGGCTCATCGATATCAATCGTTTTTAAACCTTCAGGATTTTCATGATCGGCAATAGTATCACCAATTTCAAAACCTTCAACTCCAATGATTGCACAAATATCTCCAGCAATAACTTCTTGTACTTTTTTACGACCAAGTCCTTCAAATGTATGAAGTTCTTTGATACGAGATTTAGATATACTACCATCTCTTTTTACTAATGAGATTGGCATACCTTCTTTAAGAACTCCTCTTTCAAGACGACCAATAGCGATACGACCTGTAAAAGCTGAGAAATCTAAAGAAGTAATTAACATTTGTGGTGTTCCTTCAGAAACTTTAGGAGCCGGTACATTTTCAACAACCATATCCAATAATGCTTCAACATTATCAGTTACGTTTTCCCAATGATCAGACATCCAGTTATTTTTAGCAGAACCATAAACTGTTGGGAAATCCAACTGCCATTCTTCAGCACCTAATTCAAACATTAAGTCAAAAACTTTTTCGTGAACTTCTTCAGGAGTACAGTTTTCTTTATCAACTTTATTGATAACTACACATGGCTTAAGACCTAAGTCAATAGCTTTTTGTAATACAAAACGAGTTTGTGGCATTGGACCCTCAAAAGCATCCACTAGCAAACATACACCATCGGCCATGTTCAAAACACGTTCTACTTCACCTCCAAAATCCGCGTGGCCAGGAGTATCGATAATGTTGATTTTTGTTCCTTTATATTGAACAGAAACGTTTTTAGAAGTAATAGTAATACCTCTCTCACGCTCTAAATCGTTATTATCAAGAATTAAATCACCTGTGTTTTCGTTGTCACGAAATAATTGACAGTGATACATAATTTTATCAACCAAAGTGGTTTTACCGTGATCGACGTGGGCAATAATTGCAATGTTTCTAATAGATTCCATCTGTGATTTTTAATGGGTGCAAAGGTACACTTTATTTTGATATAAAAAACGTTTCGACGATAGTTTGCGTATAGACAAGTAATTAGTTCATCAAAAACAGCATTAATTTAAGTGTAATTTGAACTTTTGTTATTGTTTAATTATACTTAATTTAACTATATTTGAGTAATGAAAAGTAAAACTATCCAAATTACTCTAGTCTATATTATCATATCGTTATTTATGGCGATTGTCTGTCATAAAATACTTACTACTTACTTTTCTAAGACCGAATATTATTTAGTTTTTTTCTTTAAAGATATTTTTTTCATAATCAGTACCGCACTATTCTTCAATTACATACTATCCAAAAACGAGAAAAAAAATATTGCAGTTTTCAAGAAATTAAAAGAAACAAACGAAGAAATTAAAGAATCAAATGAAAAATATGACATTGTAGCAAAAGCAACAAGTGATACAATTTGGGACTGGAAAATTCAGGAAGACAGCATAAATTGGAATAAAGGAATAGAAGGAATTTTTGGTTATAATCCAGCCGAAGTCGGAAAAACATCTAAATGGTGGTTTGACAAAATTCACCCTGAAGACAGCATTAGAATGTCGATCAAATTATACTCTTTTATTGAGCAAAAGACGGAGAAATGGCAAGATCAATATCGTTTCAGATGTGCGGATGGAACTTATAAATATGTTTTGGACAGAGGTTTTCTATTAAAAGATGAAAACGGAAGAGCCATCAGAATGATTGGAGCCATTCAGGATATTACAAAACAAAAAGAGGAAGAACAGCGATTAAAACTTTTAGAAACCGTAATTACACAATCCAGAGATTCAATTTTAATCACAGAAGCAAATTCAGCAGATCGTAAAATACCACGAATCGTATATGTAAACCCGGCATTTTCGCAAATGTCAGGATATCAATCCAATGAGATTATCGGAAAATCTCCAAATATCTTTAAAGGGCCAAAATCTGATTCTGAGGAATTAAAGAAACTATTAAAAGCTATAAAAAATGAAGAAGAGTGTTTAATAGAAACCATTACCTACACTAAGAAAAAGGAAGAATATTGGGTGAGATTCTCCATGATTCCAATTTTCAACAATGAGAGTGTTATTACACACTGGATTTCGATACAAAGAGATATCACAGACGAAAAGAAACTAGAAACAGAAAAAGAACATTTAATTAGAGAATTAACTCAAAACAATAAAGATTTAAAACAGTTTTCCTATATCACATCTCACAACTTAAGAGCTCCATTATCTAACTTGATTGGACTTTTAAATCTAATTGAGGATATTCCGATCGAAAACGAAGAACTTGAAGAAATTCTGGGAGGCTTTACCAAATCAACACATTTATTAAACGAAACTATAAATGATCTGGTAAAAGTAATCATCATCAAAGACAATCCTTCGATGCAGAAAGAGGAAGTTTCTCTAAAAGAGGTTTTCGAAAATGTATTTAGTCAATTGTCATTTCAAATTGAATTGCACAAACCAATTATCAAACTAAAATTTGATCGGGTTCCATTACTAAACACCAACAAAGCTTACATTGAAAGCATTTTACTTAATCTACTCACGAATTCAATAAAATACAAGTCAGAAAATAGAAAATTAAAAATCTCTATTACTGCAGAACAAATAGATCACAAAGCAATATTAACTTTTAAGGACAACGGAATTGGAATTGATTTAGAAAGAAACCGAGATAAAGTTTTTGGACTATATCAAAGATTTCATAATTACCCAGACAGTAAAGGACTCGGCTTGTATCTTGTAAAGTCACAGGTTGAAACCATGGGAGGAACAATCAGCATCGACAGCGAGGTGAATAAAGGCACCACGTTTACAATAACATTTAAAAATTAAAATCATGCTCGAGCAGATTCTGTGCATTGACGATGACCCTATCACGTTGATGTTATGCAAAAAAGTAATTGCAAAATCCGAGTTTTCGAATGAAATTATTACGGCTCAAAATGGAGAAGAAGCACTTCATCATTTCAATACCTTAAAATATACCAATAACAAAAACAAGGTAAACAAAAAACCTGAGTTGATTTTCTTAGACCTAAACATGCCGGTCATGGGCGGATGGGAATTTTTAGATCATTTTACATCTCAAGATTACGCCGAATTTAATAAGACCGCCAATGTTATTGTTTTATCTTCTACAATAGATCCTGACGATTTAGCCAAAGCAAAAAAATACCCTATTATAATTGATTTCCTTTCAAAACCTATTACACAGCCAATGCTGGAATATCTAAAAAAGAAAATTGATCTTTAATAAAAGCAGTAAGACTTAAATAAAAAATCCCAAATTCCGATACTGATCGCTTAAGTTTATCAAGCATTAAATATTGGGATTTGGGATTTTTCTTTGGAAATTCATTTAATTTCCATTTAGGATAAAAACAAGAAAAGTCCTCTAAAAGAGGACTTTTTATATCTTTAGGAAATTGTAATTAATTACAATTTAGCAACATGTTTAGTTAATTTAGACTTCAAGTTAGAAGCTTTATTATCATGAATGATGTTCTTTTTAGCTAATTTATCAATCATAGAGATTACAGTTGATAATTTAGAAGATGCATCAGCTTTATCAGTAGCTAATCTTAACGCTTTAATAGCATTACGAGTAGTTTTATGCTGGTATCTGTTAAGAACTCTTCTTTTTTCGTTACTTCTGATTCTTTTTAATGCTGACTTATGATTTGCCATTTTGTTTTAATTTTAGATGTAATAATTATTATAGATACTAGTTAAAAAAGAAAAACCTCCCACAATTATAAAATAATCACTTTGGTTTTAACTAATAAAATAAAAATCGAGACACCAACCTTTATTTTACAAAACTTATTCACAACTAATTTTGTAGTCTGTAAGGGAATCGAACCCCTGTTACCAGGACGAAAGCCTGGAGTCCTAACCCCTAGACGAACAGACCAGATTCATTCTAAGTTTTCTTCAATTTATATAAAATTGAAATTTGTAGTCCGTGGGGGAATCGAACCCCCCTTACCAGGATGAAAACCTGGCGTCCTAACCGATAGACGAACGGACCATTTTAATTCTCAGTATTTCAAGAACATTCTCGCAGTAAAAATAGTAGCCCGTAGCGGAATCGAACCGCTCTTACATGGATGAAAACCATGCGTCCTAACCGATAGACGAACGGGCCTGCTTCTCTAATGCGGATGCAAAAATACAACTATTTTTAAGATGTACAATACCTGATGCAAAAAAAATTAAAAAAAATTAATAAGCCTTCGCAAACAACACTCTTTTTGAAGACGGATTACCAGTAAACACACAGGTTCCAGCCTCTTCAACAGCGTCCAAAGGAATGCAACGAATCGTAGCTTTTGTCAAATCTTTTATCTTTTCTTCGGTAGCAGCAGTTCCATCCCAATGTGCAGATACAAACCCTCCTTTACCGTCTAAAACTTCTTTAAATTCCTCAAAACTATTTACTTCTGTAATATGCGTATTACGATAGTCTAATGCTTTGTTAAATAAATCAGCTTGAATCTGCTCTAACAAGTCATTTATATAAGTAACAATTCCTTCACCAGAAACAGTCTCTTTTGTCAATGTATCACGTCTTGCAACCTCAAAAGTTCCGTTTTCTAAATCTTTTGGTCCAACAGCAATTCTAACAGGAACTCCTTTTAATTCCCATTCAGCAAATTTGAATCCTGGTTTTTGAGTTGTTCTATCGTCATATTTAACAGATATTCTTAATTTCTTAAGTTTAGCCGTTAAATCATTTACTGCAGTTGTAATTTCTGCCAATTGCTCATCTGTTTTATAAATAGGAACAATCACAACTTGTATTGGAGCCAAATTAGGAGGCAATACTAATCCCTGATCATCTGAGTGCGTCATAACCAACGCTCCCATCAAACGGGTAGAAACTCCCCAAGAAGTCCCCCAAACGTGCTCTTGTTTTCCTTCAGCATTTGCAAACTTCACATCAAAAGCTTTTGCAAAGTTTTGACCTAAAAAGTGAGATGTACCCGCTTGCAATGCTTTTCCGTCTTGCATTAAAGCTTCAATACAATATGTTTCATCAGCTCCGGCAAAACGTTCTGTTTCCGTCTTAATACCTTTTACAACCGGAATTGCCATAAAGCCTTCAGCAAAATCAGCATAAACATTCATCATTTTCACAGACTCTTCAAGCGCTTCGGCTTTTGTAGCGTGAGCTGTATGTCCTTCTTGCCATAAAAACTCAGCAGTTCTCAAGAACAAACGCGTACGCATTTCCCAACGAACAACATTTGCCCATTGATTAATCAATAAAGGTAAATCTCTATAAGATTGAACCCATCCTTTATAAGTAGACCAGATAATTGCCTCACTAGTAGGACGAACAATAAGTTCTTCTTCTAACTTAGCGTTTGGATCAACCATAAGTTTTCCAGGTTTATCCGGATCATTTTTTAATCTATAATGCGTTACAATAGCACATTCTTTTGCAAATCCCTCTGCATTTTTCTCTTCCGCCTCAAACATGCTTTTAGGCACGAATAGTGGAAAGTATGCATTTTGATGTCCTGTTTCTTTAAACATTCTATCTAACTCCGCCTGCATTTTTTCCCAAATAGCATATCCGTAAGGTTTAATAACCATACATCCTCTAACTCCTGAGTTTTCAGCTAGATCTGCTTTTACAACCAGTTCATTATACCACTTTGAATAATCTTCTGATCTTGTTGTGAGGTTCTTGCTCATATTGAATAGTTTGGCACAAATTTTGTTTTAATAATTTTAACTAAATAGTTTGACAAAACTAACTATTTTTGTAATGTGCAACAATAAAAAACACGACAGATATGAAAACTTCTATTACTCTCCGCCAAAACTCAAGTCATTTTTACTTAATTGGATTATTGAGTTTTCTGCTAGCATCGTGTGGTTCTTACCAAAATACATCTTACCAAGATAATGACGGTGTATATGGTGGTTCCCAAAGAACGTATGCTCAAAATACTAGTAATGGTACAAACAACCAATATAAAGATTACTTCAGATCACTTCAAGACGATAATCAGCCAACTGAAATTTTTACAGATGTTGACAGTTATGGCAATTATGCCGATAGTGACAGCACTCAAACTACAACTACAGCTTATCCTGCATGGGGAAGCAGTAATTCTGAAGTTTCTGTTAATGTTTATTCTGATCCAACCTGGTCATTAGGATTTGGTTTTGGATTTGGATACCCATATTATGGATGGGGTTACGGAGGATACTGGGGATACCCAGGATATGCTTGGGGATACCCAGGATATTGGGGAGGCGGATGGGGCTACCCTGGTTATTACAGACCTTATTACGGATACAATAACTACTCGTACAACTACGGAAGAAGAGGATCTGCTGCTTATTATGGCGGAAGAAACTATGGTTATGACAGAAACTACACCGGTAGAGGAAACTATAACAGAAACTACACAACAAATAGAAACTATACCACAAATAGAAGTTATAACACAAACAGAAGAGACTATACAACGAACAGATCAAACGGTTATACTGATTTTAGAAGAAGTTCTTCTGTAAACGGAAGATCATACAACTCTTC
This genomic window from Flavobacterium sp. 9 contains:
- the proS gene encoding proline--tRNA ligase; this encodes MSKNLTTRSEDYSKWYNELVVKADLAENSGVRGCMVIKPYGYAIWEKMQAELDRMFKETGHQNAYFPLFVPKSMFEAEEKNAEGFAKECAIVTHYRLKNDPDKPGKLMVDPNAKLEEELIVRPTSEAIIWSTYKGWVQSYRDLPLLINQWANVVRWEMRTRLFLRTAEFLWQEGHTAHATKAEALEESVKMMNVYADFAEGFMAIPVVKGIKTETERFAGADETYCIEALMQDGKALQAGTSHFLGQNFAKAFDVKFANAEGKQEHVWGTSWGVSTRLMGALVMTHSDDQGLVLPPNLAPIQVVIVPIYKTDEQLAEITTAVNDLTAKLKKLRISVKYDDRTTQKPGFKFAEWELKGVPVRIAVGPKDLENGTFEVARRDTLTKETVSGEGIVTYINDLLEQIQADLFNKALDYRNTHITEVNSFEEFKEVLDGKGGFVSAHWDGTAATEEKIKDLTKATIRCIPLDAVEEAGTCVFTGNPSSKRVLFAKAY
- a CDS encoding PAS domain-containing sensor histidine kinase: MKSKTIQITLVYIIISLFMAIVCHKILTTYFSKTEYYLVFFFKDIFFIISTALFFNYILSKNEKKNIAVFKKLKETNEEIKESNEKYDIVAKATSDTIWDWKIQEDSINWNKGIEGIFGYNPAEVGKTSKWWFDKIHPEDSIRMSIKLYSFIEQKTEKWQDQYRFRCADGTYKYVLDRGFLLKDENGRAIRMIGAIQDITKQKEEEQRLKLLETVITQSRDSILITEANSADRKIPRIVYVNPAFSQMSGYQSNEIIGKSPNIFKGPKSDSEELKKLLKAIKNEEECLIETITYTKKKEEYWVRFSMIPIFNNESVITHWISIQRDITDEKKLETEKEHLIRELTQNNKDLKQFSYITSHNLRAPLSNLIGLLNLIEDIPIENEELEEILGGFTKSTHLLNETINDLVKVIIIKDNPSMQKEEVSLKEVFENVFSQLSFQIELHKPIIKLKFDRVPLLNTNKAYIESILLNLLTNSIKYKSENRKLKISITAEQIDHKAILTFKDNGIGIDLERNRDKVFGLYQRFHNYPDSKGLGLYLVKSQVETMGGTISIDSEVNKGTTFTITFKN
- the rpsT gene encoding 30S ribosomal protein S20, with the protein product MANHKSALKRIRSNEKRRVLNRYQHKTTRNAIKALRLATDKADASSKLSTVISMIDKLAKKNIIHDNKASNLKSKLTKHVAKL
- a CDS encoding response regulator — its product is MLEQILCIDDDPITLMLCKKVIAKSEFSNEIITAQNGEEALHHFNTLKYTNNKNKVNKKPELIFLDLNMPVMGGWEFLDHFTSQDYAEFNKTANVIVLSSTIDPDDLAKAKKYPIIIDFLSKPITQPMLEYLKKKIDL